From Corvus cornix cornix isolate S_Up_H32 chromosome 6, ASM73873v5, whole genome shotgun sequence, one genomic window encodes:
- the ADO gene encoding 2-aminoethanethiol dioxygenase: protein MPRDNMASLIQRVARQARITFRSPAGPAFGENLHRLQQLLDEVRAEDLHLAPRGPSAAAAAAGGGPPWAGVVPPVSYMHICETESFSMGVFLLRSGACIPLHDHPGMNGMLKVLYGTLRIACMDTLPAGAAAAPPPPAAGSGPCLRALFRSRQHYTPASPPCLLSPHTDNLHQIDAVDGPAAFLDILAPPYDPQHGRDCHYYRLLEGPPAAAEPPALPREVWLVETPQAADFWCGGEPYPGPRVCL, encoded by the coding sequence ATGCCCCGGGACAACATGGCCTCCCTGATCCAGCGGGTGGCGCGGCAGGCGCGCATCACCTTCCGCAGCCCGGCGGGCCCGGCCTTCGGGGAGAACCTGCAccgcctgcagcagctgctggacgAGGTGCGCGCCGAGGACTTGCACTTGGCGCCGCGGGGACCGtcggccgcggcggcggcggcgggcgggggtcCGCCGTGGGCCGGCGTGGTGCCTCCCGTCAGCTACATGCACATTTGCGAGACGGAGAGCTTCAGCATGGGCGTGTTCCTGCTGCGGAGCGGCGCCTGCATCCCGCTGCACGACCACCCGGGCATGAACGGTATGCTGAAGGTGCTGTACGGCACGCTGCGCATCGCCTGCATGGACACGCtgcccgccggggccgccgccgccccgccgccccccgccgctgGCAGCGGGCCGTGCCTGCGCGCCCTTTTCCGCTCCCGCCAGCACTACACGCCCGCCTCGCCGCCCTGCCTGCTCTCGCCGCACACCGACAACCTCCACCAGATCGACGCCGTGGACGGGCCCGCCGCCTTCCTCGACATCCTGGCGCCGCCCTACGACCCCCAGCACGGCCGGGACTGCCACTACTACCGGCTGCTGGAGGGGCCGCCGGCGGCCGCTGAGCCGCCCGCGCTGCCGCGGGAGGTGTGGCTGGTGGAGACCCCGCAGGCCGCCGACTTCTGGTGCGGGGGTGAGCCCTACCCTGGGCCCCGCGTCTGCCTCTGA